In the genome of Phragmites australis chromosome 9, lpPhrAust1.1, whole genome shotgun sequence, the window AACGGCCgtgtaattttacaaatattaaaaaatatataaataaaaaaattccgaGAGGGTCGGCCCAGAGGTGACGGCTTGCGGCCTGCGATGAAAGGGGAGCGGGCCAGGGAAGAAAGGCTCCGGCCTTCGGCCCAGGAGCGAAGGCGGACTGATGGGCTTCGGCTGGTGGAAAGAGGATATGGCCCAGAGGGAAATTGAACGGGCCGTTGAGAGGGAAAAAGATTGGGCTCGGCCCGAAGAAGATTTGGTAGGGGAGAGCTAGGCCTAGAAAGGATTTCGGATTTTGGCCCAAGACAAGATTTTCTagattccttttcctttttttcctacTGATTTCTATGGGTTAACTAATCTGGAAACTCCAAAACAAAAGCACGACACTAGGGCACAAGGAAtttaatgaaattatatttagCCTTAGGTAATTTCTCCGAGTTTTAACCCTGGACTGATTAAttacttaattaattatttttattgctTGATAATTAATTTGTGCTCAACGATTTCTGGAGATTCAAATTGAGCTGTTACAATATTTGATAAAAGTGACCGTGTATGTTCATTACATCGAACCGAGTATAATTAGCTACATATCGATGACCATATTTGATATTTCAATCATTATATAGATTTATATGAACATTTTTCGAAGTATGATGGATTCATAATTCCACATCCAATGTCGAAGAAAAAACCAGTGAAAATGTTGAGGAGCAAGGGAGGGAGACTAGGGAAAAAGAGTGGTTTGATGACCCCCGCCCTTTTTCCTGCCGGTTGATAAAATGCAAACTTACCATCTAGCTCATTACCGGTGCCGTAAAAACTAAACAGGTGTCTTGTGCTTTCATCATATTGGCTATGGCCCACAACAAAATTTTTGAAACTTTTGACACATAGGGTCCCATTTGTAACACGGGTGTTTTCCCTCTTCCTGCGAGAATTGAAACGATCCAAACAGACCCTTTCGAAAACAAGGCATAATACAAACTGCAACTGAAAGGTATAAATCATACCAACTGCTTAATTGCCTGACAAAGTGACAATTACATCTCCAGCATTCAACAAAACTTAGTACAAAGAAAGATGGTTCAATATATCAGAAATTAGCTCAGTGAAGTCACACCGCTCATGGACAGAAATCTAGTACCATTAACACCAAATATTCGAGACAAAAACACCAAGGCAAATTTCTTTTGCACAGCTATGATCATGGCTACCTCTTTCGCAGCATAGCTCATTTCATCAACTGGTACAACAGTCTCACAGACGTATACAAGTGATGCAAAGAAAATATCAATACAAAAGTTTCAGTGACAAAAGTAAGGGTTGCATTTCTATCTCCGAGACAGCATGTAAGTATGTTAATAGATGGAAAGTTTTTACGTATGAAGAATCAATTCTGAATCCAGAATGAAGATACCGCGGTTCACGAACAACGGCCCTGCACATCTGACATCTGCACTGAACCTGTGTATCCAGTCTGCTAAGATAGTACAACAACCAAACCGCGCTCGAATCTCCAAATGTGTATCTAATCATGTGAAAAAAGTGACAACATCTCTTGTGTATCCCCTAACTATTAACATGCGTGGGACATTCTCTACAAGCAAATCCATGTATTCCATGTAGAAATACGAAGGATGATTCAGTGGTGGCGGGGGGAGGCTCACAAGCACCACAGCCGCCATTCTGGAGTACCTGAGTATCATGGAGTTCAACTTCAACATTGTGTACAGGAATTTGTCAACCTTCTGTTCATTCACAACTACTTGCCTCCCATCCTCCATTAGTGGCAGTCTTTCTCTTTGTGCGGTTTCCTTCATCTCAGCAAGGTATGTCCTGATCCTTTGCTGTGCACTTGTAAATGCCTCGTGGGAGCCATCCTGCTGAGCACCACTGCTGCTGTTCTCCATGTGTGATTCCCATGATTTCATAGTCACAACGATGACCTCAGCTTGCATCCTAAGGTCATACAAGAACTTTTTGACATCAGCCTTCAGCTCCTCAGCATCAGTGTCCTCTTCAGATATGCAGAAGACTTGGATCTTACAGCTTTCGAAGCTCTCTTTTGTGAGCAGGAGCTGAGACAGAAGCAGCATCAATCCTCCATCTCTAACAATCCAGTAGAGGTCAATAGTCCCATACTGTCTCTGGTACTCATTAGGCCACTCATCGAGCCCCTTCACAATGACTACTGCCTTGTTAGCAATAATGCAATCATTTATTATGCTCACAAATGTTGACGGTATCTCTGTCAAATTCTCACGTCGCCAGATCTCAGGGTACCGCATAACAACAATGTTCGGcttcaagtttcctaggcccaTTGTCTGAACAATGCTACGAAAGCCATCAGACATAGAGGGGGCTACAATGATCTCTGCAACACCCTCACAGCGTTTGTAGTCAATGTAAGCATCCAGCTGATGGCATGCAGTCTTCGCATCCTCAGCCAGTTCATGATAATCACCATCAATTATCGAGACAAAAATCGACATACCACGTCCCTTCTTCTTCATACAATTGGCAAAGTCTGCAAGTTTTGGATGACAAGGAACATTTTCCGGAAGTTTTCCCCACGGACGGCAGAATATCAGAGGAATGGGGTACCAATTCTTAGGATGAACTTGGTTTGCTGTTGAAAGGAAAGTAGAGTTACAAAATTGCAAAGCATGATTATGTATTTGCAAAGCCGAAAGTCATGCATACCTCCTAAAGATCTGAGACTTCGGAGCGCTAACTGAAAGTATGCACTCTTGAACCCATCTCCCCAGTCTCCAGCCTTCCCTTTTATGCTCACATAATAATAGATGAGGCTTGCAAGGGCAAGAGAGACAACAGTGAAAGACCAAGAGATCAAAAACATGATCACTGAAAATTGAGATAAAGATCCATGTAAGCAGaaataattattatattattataagtACATTTTAAAGGTGCATTTTGATTAGACACGTGCTATCGTGAAACATGTTAAACAATGAGTACAAATTAAGAGAAGCTGATCGGATTAAAAAGAGTAAATGTGGACGAAGTCTTGAATCAAAATAATGCCATATCATTCACATGTGTCAAATACAAAAATACTACAGTTCCTTATGAATACCATgatcaaataaaagaaaatggtAAAAGAGTGAAGAAGCATACCAACACAAAGCAATGCACCAACAAGTGAAAGGCTCCAATGGTGAAATTTCCATCGAGGGCGCCAACTAGGAGCATCAAGGAGGTCAAGCAGAAAGCATGACAGATTAACACCAGCATAGCATAGAAGGAAAAACATCGTGATAGTTGGTGTAATCAAATCCAAGTTTCCAATAACCACACAAGCAATGCAGATGAATGCGGTGAATAAAGTGGCTGCATGAGGCTCAGCCCCCTCAGAAACTTTAAAGTAATTAAGAACCGGAAGAATGTCGTCGTTTGCTATTGCTGCAAGTAACCTTGGTGCCCCTGTCAAACTCTGCAGTGCTGCACCTAAAGTGGATAGGATAATACCAATGTAAATCACAGCTGGAGCTGGCCATGCCACTGTAGCAGTAAGAAGCCTGCAAGTGTCAAGGATATTTATGAGCTGAGTACACGAGAAATCAGCAAGTTGTGTAACAGCTCATGGCTTATGCCTTATGGGACTAGGCCCAATTTAACATGTGAAGACTAGGTAATGGTCGAGTGTAGTTCTTAGACAAAAACTAAACAGGGTTGAATGTAGTTCTTAGACATTAACTAAACAGAAAAAATTAACGCTTATTTAAGTTATACAGAGCGTGATAATTGGCTCGACAACATAGGTTATCTATTAAGACCATCTGCTACAGTAACGTGGCCATACATCCTATAAACTACAATTAGGGTAGAAATAACACCATCTTCTGCAACTGCTTCATATTAGCTCTAAAAAAAGAAGTAAAGGTAAAACATTATGATCAAAGCATGGAGCATTGCACCCTGAAACAGGATCTACTATAACAGTACCCATACAGGATCGATTCACTAACATGAAAATTCACATACAACCTGCAACTCTGTGACCGTGATCTTTGCAAGGCATGGAATCAATTTTTCTCTAATTACACAACATGACCATAATGAACCCTTTTGTCTATGAAATCCCATTGGCTAGAACAACACTAAAAGGCACAAACCTATCGGTTAGAAGCTCCTCCCTTGTGGCCAAGGCTCCAAATAGAAGAACCGAACACAGGTACATAGCAGTTGTAGTAAGAGTCGCATATAACGTTCCAATCGGTATTGAACGTTGTGTATCTTTCAGTGAAGCAGATCGGTTTGAGCCAGCCATAATTCCAGTGACTGCTGGGAAAAAGAGACCTACCAAAGCACTGAAAAGTCAATATAAAATTGTTAGCAACATGAGTTTCCACATACATAAGGAAATGGGTGAAATGAAGTGCATGTCCCTAAAAATGCACCAAAGGCTCTCTTAGGTTCTTAATACCTTGGAAATTCCCTAAAGTTGTCATATTTAATCGTCTAGTTTCAGCAGGTCGTGAATTAAAAGAGTAGCAGGAAGTTGCTGGTGTGGAGGCGGCTAGGTGGAATTCATTAAACAAGTGGATAGGAACCCTGATAGCCTTTTTTCTGGTAACAAACCATCCTGCCAAACATACTGGAAAGTTGCAGTTTAAGACTGTGCAATTAGTGCTAATTCTGATGGATTATGGTTCCTACAGATGCATCATCAGATCATGTGGTTACCCAGAATGGGACAACAAACCATATCAGCATGTATTTACCATGTCATCCCTCTTAACGGAATTTGTTGTCCACATCAATCTAAGGAACTGAGCCTCAGTTGGTGCGAGGTGCGGGTGTACACCCCCACCACCTAGGTTTGAGTCCTCTTCAACTCGGATTTTATTTCTTATATGCAaagccacctagttcctcctaggttggtcacagttttttttctttttttttttttggtccaCACCAATCGATTCCATCTGTCAGACCTACCTGACTAGTTTAGGGACCTAGCGAGATAATTTAGAACTTCATGGACTTAATGGAGACTTCAAAGCAAGTTTACACTTTACAGACCCACATTGCAGTATacattttaaaggaacaaaaataAGCACATTAGCAAGGAAACATATTTCCCAGTTGTTCTATACACCTTGCATGAAACCCCATAACGTAAGATATTTTTTCCACAATAGGAGGTCAGACTATTTCCGCATTAGATTGGAACGAGATATCTGTTCCCAAGCAACCCAACTTGCCACTCGGCACCAAAGTTGCATATTTCTGAGTCGACAGTGTAATCAAGGATATAGGTTAAAACGTGGGTTCACATCCATAACCTGAGGTGGGCGTGCTTTGGACAACGATTCAAAGGCCAACCATGGCATGGCTGACAAGGCAGAGAGGTGAGTAGGATCACTGAAAAGTGGAGAAAAGCTGCATTTCAACAACATCTTGGTTCCAGAGGTTTCCCTCTGTCCGAAACTCCAAATCAACAGCAACAATGGGTGCAGGGTTCAGTGCCATGATTGGTCAAAGTTCATAGGATTTAGGGTACTATTCAAAATCTAGGGATGTAGTTTGCAAGTCATCTAAACCGACTAATGCATGCCAAAGATTACTCATAAATTTTTCATGGAATGATAAGAGagtttttcaaatatttcaagaCAGTAAAAACTTACTTGAAATCCCAGTATATGGACCCATTTGGATCAGGAACTCCAGCATTGTTCGTACGTTGATATTCTGAACCCCAATTGTCTCTAACTGTTGTTATACTCAACCCAGTGATTCCCTCTACATAAGAAAGCCACCAACAAAATTCAGCACATAATGATGAAAAACAAGGTAAAAGCAAGCAATAAGGTACAGGTACTTACTTGGAGCATTATGCCTTGGTGCAATGAAGACACCGAGATAAATGCACAATAGCGAGAAAAGAACTGGTATTAAGAAAGCAGGTGCAACCTTGTTGATGATTTTCACACCACCAAACACAATAAAACAGAGCAGTATGGTCACAATAACACCATACACTTGAAGGTCATGCAAGCTTGGTGTTGATATAGTTGCTGTGCCAGCTGTTGCTGTGCCATTTAGTAATGTATTGTTGACTACTGTTACACTCTCTGCATTTTAAAACAGAAACACATTATCGCAAATTCAAATCAGCATAAGCATTGCAAGTTAATAAAATAACAAGTAATTTAGTATATCCTTTTCGATTTATTGCAATCAAACAGACTGGCGAATTCTTTTCAGTGCAGTGCATTTCATATGTTATACAGGTGATATGTGAGAAATCAACTTGCAAATTTGATTGAATGATATGCCAAAGAGGAGTGAATTGACAGGTAAGGTAAAACAGAAAAAAGAGTGTCATCTGAGATAATGACAAACCGGATAAAAAGGGGGGAGCAACTATGGAGTGAGGACGAAAGATTTTCAGCAAGCCAGTGCTCATGGAGATGATTACTAGCATGAGCCAACTGCACTCAGCATACATTTGGAAGTCACATTAGGTGTCACAAATAAAAAGCTGAAACCAGTTAAACTATGGGTGTGCTTGGCTGACTTCCTCAACCATCTGCCTTGCGATGACCACCGCCTCAAAAATCCCCCACACCCTTAACCACCTTATCTCGAAAGGAACTTGCGGTTTGGATGCAATCCACATCGAAAACGCCTCACCCTCATGCCCCATGTATTATTCTCTCTTCTTGCTTCCCTCAGGCAGAGGAGCAGCAGCTTCAGAACAGGCTTAGCAGTGCATGCTGAGCAAGGTGATGCTGACAGGCTATGCTGTTGATGATCATGACGGGCTCGGTCACGCTGCAACGATGGGCTTGTTTCGCATCTGCGATTACAAGGGTATGTACAACTAACAGATTCGTAATGAAGAGAAACGAGGAGCTAcatcctgcatgcatgcatatgtgaAGATTTACTCGTAATAGGAACGGAAGCTAGCTCAATTggttgagggtgtggatgtaCACCTAGACCACCTAGGTCCGAGTcctatttcttcttaataaAAAAAACCCGCCTAGTTCCTTCTAGGttggtctagtttttttaagatttacTCGTAAATGCTGAAGAGAGGGACAAGGAAAATAATAAGTTGAAAATATTATATGCCTTATATTTTGACAAAGAGAGAGTATTAAAGGTACACAACTACACATAAGACATGGCTTGTCTGCAAACATGCACCAGGCTCCCAGCAATCATTAAATAAACATACTGATTATTAGTTGAAACCTACCTTGAAAAAAGCCAGCAGAAGGAACAGCATCCAGAAAGGTTTCTACAGCCCCTAGCACATACCTGAAAATGTTTGAGTAGGTTTGCAAGGGAGGGAATGCACACCAAACTAACAAGTAACAACAAATGAACAACTAAATTAACGGAAATTCATTTAGCATTAGAAGAGCTTAGAAGAGCTATGTTTTCCATTCATTTGTACTGTTATCATTAATTCCACATCCATCATCCATTTAGGCACTTTCTTCTATTGGACACAGTGGTTTAATTGCATTGTGTGGAGCTTTTATAAATAGACAATAGTAGCCTCTATGCAATCCAATCATTCATTGGGAGAAGGTAGAGGCAAGAATCCAAATAAGGCTCGAACTGTTCAGTTTCACCACTTTTATTCTTCTACTAGTATAAATTACACCTATCACATGCTAAGTACAAGAGGATTTGACATGATGCCTGTTTTTAAGAAGAAGATGCAGATTAATATCAGAATAGCATTGTATcacaaaatcaaaataaatgtgGGAAAGAAAACTTCAAGTACTTGGCTTTTGTAGTGTATACTTACATGGCTCCAGCAACTGCATTCCCAAGGAAGAAGCATAATCCGATACTAACTCCAACTTCAGGACCAAGTGCACGACCTATAAGATAATATGGCCCACCACCCTATGTACCATACAAAATGCAACTCAGTTTTCTTGTGTTTAAGTTTATCTTGGTAGCACCTTAGAACATGAAAATAAGATAAGTCAAAAAGGTATAACAACCCTATTTTGTGAACTTTGTCAAATTTTGTGCTATTGTTCACATACCTTCATTGCTCCATTTGTTGCAATGGCACTTAATGATATTGAAGTTAAAAATGTGCATGCACCACAGAACGAAACTAACATAAGCGACTGCCAGACACCTGCCATACCTACAATCCTACAGAAAGGGGGAAAAGATTGGTAAGTTTTTTTCCTTTAAGCGTTGATCTGTTTTTAAATAACCTAGTAAGTGTATAAGGCAATGGAGAGACATGCATCACAATTTCTGAATAACACTTACACCTGATATGAATAACAGGAGAAAGTACTCAAATGCAGATACCTATTTACAGTTTTACTTTAatacttttttatttggttaCTATAAGGAAAGGTCATGGAAGCAGGAATGAAAATGATCCAGCTAGGCTATTCTGCTAACATAAAGGCAGGAACGCCATGCTGACCAGCAGAGCAAGCTTACTTTGCGGAAACCAACTAGAAACAATGTTCCGATggacagtaaaaaaaaaaatctgtgcATGCAATACTTTACCAGGTAAAACGGATATAATAAATGATTCCCAAGATATTCTGCAAGCATGGAACGAAGACACCCATCATGGTACCAAACTTAGGTCCAGTTTCCTGTCAAAAGGTATACGAGTAATCTAATCAATGATACAGGCATATCACTTCTACAAATGTCCATAGATCAAATGGCATACACAAATAAATAGCCATAGAAACAAAGAATATAATCTGTCAGTAAAAGCAATGAGAATGAATGTAGTTAAAACCGAACAAACTTTGGAGATCGGGCATGCATGAACTAATTGATATTCCAAGCAAACTCAGATGTACAAATGTTGGTAAATCAAATGGCATAAACAAATAAATTGccataaaaaaacataatatgATCAGTACATGCAACGAGAAGTCAAGAACGAATGAAGTTAAAACCGAACAAGCTTTGGAGATCTAGCATGCATGAACTAATTAATATTCCAATTTCCAAGTAAACTCAGATGTATTGATGTACAACGAATACAATAGGTGAAGGTAAATGAAATGAATCAAGTTCTCGTCCTGAACTTCAAACTAGATGCAGAAATATATGCCCTACAAACAATAATATCACTATTTACCATTAATTCTCAGTTATTCGCCATTGACTAGGAAAAGTGTGTGAATTCTAAAACAGATGACACAAAATGTTGGAATAGGAGACAACCTTCGGACGTCCAATGGTAATTGCTACATCCTCACCATCCCTAGGACTTGAAGGGGCCTGAATCTGTTCTCCTGTCATGCTGTTCAGATTCAATCAGACGATGATATGTCATAAAGCAAAATAAACAATTCATAATATTATCAGGGAGAAGATGCTTAATACTAGTCAAAACCTTAATTTTCTTaacaaaaagaaacaaacaTCAAGTTTTAGCTGACATCAGTAAGAATATAGAAGGATTGATTGTACCTTCTGAGGCCCAAAATATTTACAAGAGAGTCAAAACCGAAGAGCTCTAGCTTTGAATCCCCTTGAGATCCACTGGATGTAGCTTGATCATCAGGAGAACCTTCTCGCGTGCTTGGATCAACAGTTAGATTAGCACCAGGCTTAAGGTTCCTATCACATACAAAAGAGTGTGAGTTTATACATACAGCACCTAGACAACCTGCATCCTTCTAAATTATCTTGCTAATTGTTATAAAGACACGCTTAAAGGACATTTTTATTGAGACTATATTTGAAGTCTGGCATGGAATATCCAAAGAAAAACagcaaaagaagaagggaaaccAGAAGGTTTTATGCCAACATGTACAAATATATGTAGCAAAGAAGCATGTCAAGCAATAGCTATCTCTTCAAAGCATGCAAGATTGACAGCATGCCATGTGGCAACAACTACCAGGATGAAGATTAAAATCGAcataaggaaaaaagagtatccTTTCCAAGTATTAACAGGTGTGGCATCCATTAGACTCCAGCAGTCTAACTAGAGAACTCAAACGTACAGCAGCATGCTTATAGTAGGGCGACATAAAAGCATGGTATATGTCTTCATATGTAAAATATCATAAAACAGAAGAAACATTGGATTCAGTTTATCAGCATCGATTAAAACAATGTACCAATCAGAAATGGCCAGCATTATGACAAGCCATGGCTATTTCAATTGCAAGAGCAACCAGTAGTAGTTTCCAGTTTGAACTCAGAAATAGTTTCAGCATCTTTCAAACATCAAAACTTCTTGAAAAGGAAGAGGCAACCATATATCACTATGTTTTTAATAATGGTGACATTGCAGTTGCAGGTATCCCACAAAACAAATAGAATTTGCATGGATCTCACAACCTTGCTTGTAATTCCCAGTGCTCAAAATAGAACGCAGCAATCCGAAAGCCTAAAATAGCAGTTTCAATGTTCTCTAAAACCCCACAGCAGTCAACCTATATATCTTAACTTCCGAGACTTCCACTCCTGTGAGTATTCCCAACAGTCCAACACTACAGTCCGATTGATCAGTTAAACACTCCATTTCGCTAAACAAAGCACGGCTACTACAATGAACGCGCGGATTTGCAGCAACTACGCTAGTAATTAGTGATCCACGCGGAAGTACATTCTCTACTCTGTTCGAATGCCCATTGATCCGCTTACGCGTCACGAAATGGAATGCACGCGAAACCCAAAAATTTGAAGAGAAGTCTGCATCACCTCGGCGGCTGGGGTGTCACGGCGGCAGCGatgccggaggaggaggaggatcccGGCTCCATGGAGGTCATCTGGACAACGGCACGGTCGCTCGACCCGACCGGTCGGTACCACCGCCCGTTCGGCGGCGCGGGCACCGGCAGCGCGTCGTCCGCCTCCTCGATTCCCCCGTTCTCCATCCCTCGGGGTAAGCTGCGGCACACTCCAAACAGGGATCACGGTGAGATCTAGAAATTCGAGACACGCCGAGCCACCCCCAGCGGCCGGCCTCGGATCCAGATCCACACGGCACGTGCTAGAGGGAGGAGCAGGCTGGGATAGAGGTGAGGCGCGGTTCTCCGGCTGCTCTGCTTACCCGGGAGTaggacgaggaggtggcgggggtggaggcgacggtggtggtggaggaggaagagtcgacggcggcgacgaggaAACGAAGAAGGAAGGAAGGTGGGCAACGGTCAGAGGGAGTAAAGATATGAAACTGGGTTTACTTCGTTCCCTGCCTTTTGCGCCCTGGTCCCTTGCGAATGAAGAATTTCCATTTTTAGCCGGTTTGGGGTTTGGACTCCGGGAGATTGCTTCGCCTTGAAGGTCGTGTGTTTTGACTTTGGAGTTTGGACCCCAAAATGTTGCTGCAAAAATGTGAATGTGATACGCCCAACTGCAACTAGCGACAATAGTAA includes:
- the LOC133928739 gene encoding cation-chloride cotransporter 1-like — protein: MENGGIEEADDALPVPAPPNGRWYRPVGSSDRAVVQMTSMEPGSSSSSGIAAAVTPQPPRNLKPGANLTVDPSTREGSPDDQATSSGSQGDSKLELFGFDSLVNILGLRSMTGEQIQAPSSPRDGEDVAITIGRPKETGPKFGTMMGVFVPCLQNILGIIYYIRFTWIVGMAGVWQSLMLVSFCGACTFLTSISLSAIATNGAMKGGGPYYLIGRALGPEVGVSIGLCFFLGNAVAGAMYVLGAVETFLDAVPSAGFFQESVTVVNNTLLNGTATAGTATISTPSLHDLQVYGVIVTILLCFIVFGGVKIINKVAPAFLIPVLFSLLCIYLGVFIAPRHNAPKGITGLSITTVRDNWGSEYQRTNNAGVPDPNGSIYWDFNALVGLFFPAVTGIMAGSNRSASLKDTQRSIPIGTLYATLTTTAMYLCSVLLFGALATREELLTDRLLTATVAWPAPAVIYIGIILSTLGAALQSLTGAPRLLAAIANDDILPVLNYFKVSEGAEPHAATLFTAFICIACVVIGNLDLITPTITMFFLLCYAGVNLSCFLLDLLDAPSWRPRWKFHHWSLSLVGALLCVVIMFLISWSFTVVSLALASLIYYYVSIKGKAGDWGDGFKSAYFQLALRSLRSLGANQVHPKNWYPIPLIFCRPWGKLPENVPCHPKLADFANCMKKKGRGMSIFVSIIDGDYHELAEDAKTACHQLDAYIDYKRCEGVAEIIVAPSMSDGFRSIVQTMGLGNLKPNIVVMRYPEIWRRENLTEIPSTFVSIINDCIIANKAVVIVKGLDEWPNEYQRQYGTIDLYWIVRDGGLMLLLSQLLLTKESFESCKIQVFCISEEDTDAEELKADVKKFLYDLRMQAEVIVVTMKSWESHMENSSSGAQQDGSHEAFTSAQQRIRTYLAEMKETAQRERLPLMEDGRQVVVNEQKVDKFLYTMLKLNSMILRYSRMAAVVLVSLPPPPLNHPSYFYMEYMDLLVENVPRMLIVRGYTRDVVTFFT